In Acidimicrobiales bacterium, a single genomic region encodes these proteins:
- a CDS encoding signal peptidase I, with the protein MTSIALIVALATGEVTLVTTHGVSMLPRFHTGDLAIIVPNAAYHVGDIVGYHSPLLHIVVLHRIVAEHGGLFTFKGDHNHFLDPVRLPASVIKGQLWARIPQAGTVLGWVRSPIGLAGLAFFLVAFGVLGGRASRRRTGGHGARSGADVAGGAAAAGGAAAAGGAAVAGGAAAAGGAAAAGSGAGVAAVRTGRSASGSGPKHAAPSEARVGCAPVVVPLAVAGILGLLTVVAWVQPTSRPTERVAAYEQHIRFSYTARASPGTAYPTGSVVTGDPVFLRLVGTLHVAVHYAFDAVSPSASTRARTTVAGTIGARAALQGPGGWSGQLAAVAPVHFSGRTASAIIAVNLSKIAALEKAFTSETGMSLGTTDIVVTPAVHVGGSLAGARVSDSFAPPLTFQMSGQELNLLSSSPGGTPAVFPQLTPELAGSVGLPARAPAHMAILGRSIAVTTARRVGIGGVLAALVATLVGWRWTLRRRRLDQPARIRATLGHDLITVYSSPAANAGRVVDVGTFDALARLARRYDCMVLELEHADGHAYYVEYGSAVYRCGAEPGPDRARWSIDDPDRPADLTFHVEALRSVS; encoded by the coding sequence GTGACCAGCATCGCGCTCATCGTGGCGCTGGCCACCGGCGAGGTGACGCTGGTCACCACGCACGGGGTGAGCATGCTCCCGAGGTTCCACACCGGGGACCTCGCCATCATCGTCCCGAACGCGGCTTACCATGTCGGCGACATCGTCGGATACCACAGTCCGCTCCTCCACATCGTCGTGCTCCACCGCATCGTGGCGGAGCACGGCGGCCTGTTCACCTTCAAGGGTGACCACAACCACTTCCTCGACCCGGTGCGGCTCCCGGCGTCGGTCATCAAGGGTCAGCTGTGGGCTCGCATTCCCCAAGCCGGCACCGTCCTCGGGTGGGTCCGTTCCCCGATCGGCCTCGCAGGCCTGGCGTTCTTCCTGGTCGCCTTCGGCGTCCTCGGCGGCAGGGCATCGCGCCGACGGACGGGGGGTCACGGCGCCCGGTCGGGCGCCGATGTGGCCGGTGGCGCGGCGGCGGCCGGTGGCGCGGCGGCGGCCGGTGGCGCGGCGGTGGCTGGTGGCGCGGCGGCGGCCGGTGGCGCGGCGGCGGCCGGCTCCGGCGCTGGGGTGGCGGCCGTGAGGACGGGTCGCTCCGCCTCGGGGTCCGGCCCGAAGCATGCCGCCCCCAGCGAGGCGCGGGTGGGGTGCGCGCCGGTCGTCGTCCCGCTCGCCGTGGCCGGGATTCTCGGCCTGCTGACCGTGGTGGCGTGGGTGCAGCCGACCTCCCGGCCGACCGAGCGCGTTGCGGCCTACGAGCAGCACATCAGGTTCTCGTACACCGCGAGGGCGTCCCCCGGGACCGCGTACCCGACCGGGTCGGTGGTCACCGGGGACCCCGTGTTCCTGCGCCTCGTCGGGACACTGCACGTGGCAGTGCACTATGCGTTCGACGCGGTCTCGCCGAGCGCCTCGACGCGCGCTCGGACCACCGTGGCCGGCACCATCGGCGCGCGAGCAGCGCTCCAGGGTCCGGGGGGGTGGAGCGGGCAATTGGCCGCCGTGGCCCCCGTCCACTTCTCCGGCCGGACCGCGAGCGCGATCATCGCCGTGAACCTCTCGAAGATCGCCGCGCTCGAGAAGGCGTTCACCTCCGAGACGGGGATGTCGCTCGGGACGACGGACATCGTCGTGACGCCGGCGGTGCACGTCGGCGGGTCGCTCGCCGGGGCCCGGGTCAGCGACTCGTTCGCCCCCCCGCTCACCTTCCAGATGAGCGGCCAGGAGCTCAACCTGCTTTCGTCCAGCCCGGGTGGCACCCCCGCCGTCTTCCCGCAGCTGACCCCCGAGCTCGCCGGGTCGGTCGGGCTCCCGGCCCGGGCGCCGGCCCACATGGCGATCCTCGGTCGTTCGATCGCCGTCACGACGGCCCGCCGCGTCGGGATCGGCGGGGTGCTCGCCGCCCTCGTGGCCACCCTCGTCGGGTGGAGGTGGACCCTGCGCCGCCGGCGATTGGACCAGCCGGCCCGCATCCGAGCAACGCTCGGCCATGACCTGATCACGGTGTACTCGAGCCCGGCGGCCAATGCCGGTCGGGTCGTGGACGTGGGAACATTCGACGCGCTTGCCCGTCTGGCCCGGCGCTACGACTGCATGGTCCTCGAGCTCGAGCACGCCGACGGGCACGCCTACTACGTCGAATACGGCAGCGCCGTGTACCGCTGCGGCGCTGAGCCTGGTCCCGACCGCGCCCGCTGGTCCATCGACGACCCGGACCGGCCGGCGGACCTGACGTTCCACGTCGAGGCCCTGCGCTCGGTGTCCTGA
- the tmk gene encoding dTMP kinase, producing the protein MSGRGRLIALEGVDGCGKSTQAARLAGALGALSTAEPGSTALGKGLRYLFLDAELPPVSPRAEALLVAADRAQHVDEVVAPALEGGRWVVTERFSGSTLAYQGYGRGLDLDELRRLVAWAARGIAPDLTVLLDVPVAQARHRRQAAAADRLERLDDGFHERVHAGYLALAAADPEGWVVVDGTGDVDTVARHLLAVVVERLGPTPEPASAPWSPPPPSSS; encoded by the coding sequence GTGAGCGGGCGCGGCCGGCTGATCGCCCTCGAAGGGGTGGACGGCTGCGGCAAGTCCACGCAGGCGGCGCGCCTGGCCGGCGCACTGGGGGCGTTGTCCACCGCCGAGCCCGGGTCGACGGCACTCGGGAAGGGCCTGCGGTACCTGTTCCTCGACGCCGAGCTGCCCCCGGTGTCGCCCCGCGCCGAGGCGCTCCTCGTCGCCGCCGACCGGGCGCAGCACGTGGACGAGGTGGTGGCGCCCGCGCTCGAGGGTGGGCGCTGGGTGGTGACCGAGCGCTTCTCCGGGTCGACGCTCGCCTACCAGGGCTACGGCCGGGGGCTCGACCTCGACGAGCTTCGCCGCCTGGTGGCATGGGCGGCGCGCGGGATCGCACCCGACCTGACCGTCCTGCTGGACGTGCCGGTCGCCCAGGCGCGCCACCGGCGCCAGGCGGCCGCCGCCGACCGGCTGGAACGCCTCGACGACGGCTTCCACGAGCGCGTCCACGCCGGCTACCTGGCGCTGGCGGCGGCGGACCCCGAGGGATGGGTGGTGGTGGACGGGACCGGGGACGTCGACACCGTCGCCCGCCACCTCCTGGCCGTGGTCGTCGAGCGGCTGGGCCCGACTCCGGAGCCGGCGTCAGCCCCGTGGTCCCCGCCGCCGCCGTCGTCGTCGTGA